In one window of Halanaerobiaceae bacterium ANBcell28 DNA:
- a CDS encoding 2-isopropylmalate synthase translates to MGRIKIFDTTLRDGEQSPGVSLVDEEKLAIAKQLARLKVDVIEAGFPIASKGDFLSVKKLADTIRDVEVAGLARSNFKDIDRAWDALKDGANPRIHVFIATSPIHMKYKLRLSEEQVLEKAIEAVKYAAKYTSNIEFSAEDASRSEIPFLSKVFEEVIKAGAKVINIPDTVGYAVPQEFGNMIKEIRENVSNIDQAEISVHCHNDLGLAVANSLAAIENGATQIEVAVNGIGERAGNTALEELIMTLRTRQDIYQSEITQDTKQIMRLSRMVSNLTGMPIQPNKAIVGENAFAHESGIHQDGVIKERTTYEIMDAKSIGLEQNSLVLGKHSGRHAFRDFVADLGYELSESSFEELFKRFKDLADKKKKLSAVDIEALINNELYAAESVYELEYVSVNSGNTLLPTATIKIKREEEVLETAACSGDGPIDAIFKAINDVIRIDDVKLISYKIDAITEGTDALGEVVVKLEIDNKTYIGHSADTDIIYASTLAYLDAINKYMTVKLNA, encoded by the coding sequence ATGGGTAGAATAAAGATTTTTGATACTACTTTAAGAGATGGTGAACAGTCTCCTGGTGTTAGTTTGGTTGATGAAGAAAAATTGGCGATAGCTAAACAATTAGCACGCTTGAAAGTAGATGTAATTGAGGCAGGCTTTCCTATCGCCTCAAAAGGTGATTTTCTTTCAGTTAAAAAATTAGCTGATACAATTAGAGATGTTGAAGTAGCTGGTCTTGCTCGGTCTAATTTTAAGGATATAGATCGGGCATGGGATGCTTTGAAAGATGGTGCTAATCCCAGGATTCATGTATTTATAGCTACTTCTCCTATTCATATGAAATATAAATTACGCTTAAGTGAAGAACAGGTTCTGGAAAAAGCTATAGAAGCAGTAAAGTATGCGGCTAAATATACTTCCAACATTGAGTTTTCGGCAGAGGATGCCTCTAGAAGTGAAATACCTTTTCTTTCAAAGGTTTTTGAAGAGGTAATTAAAGCAGGTGCTAAGGTTATTAATATACCTGATACTGTTGGATATGCTGTTCCTCAAGAATTTGGGAATATGATAAAGGAAATTAGAGAAAATGTAAGCAATATAGACCAGGCTGAAATTAGTGTTCATTGTCATAATGATTTAGGTCTTGCAGTTGCTAATAGTCTGGCTGCTATTGAGAATGGTGCTACTCAGATAGAGGTTGCGGTTAATGGTATTGGTGAAAGGGCTGGAAATACGGCTCTTGAGGAACTAATAATGACCTTGAGAACCAGGCAAGATATATATCAGTCTGAAATTACTCAAGATACAAAGCAGATTATGAGACTTAGTAGGATGGTGTCTAATCTTACAGGTATGCCAATTCAGCCGAATAAGGCAATTGTAGGAGAAAATGCATTTGCACATGAATCTGGAATTCATCAGGATGGAGTAATCAAAGAGAGAACAACATATGAAATAATGGATGCAAAGTCTATTGGTCTTGAACAAAACTCTCTGGTTCTTGGAAAACATTCTGGCCGTCATGCTTTTAGAGACTTTGTGGCTGATTTAGGATATGAACTTAGTGAAAGTTCTTTTGAGGAATTATTTAAAAGGTTTAAGGACCTGGCTGATAAGAAGAAGAAGCTAAGTGCTGTTGATATAGAGGCTTTGATTAATAACGAACTCTACGCAGCTGAAAGTGTATATGAGTTAGAGTATGTATCTGTAAATAGCGGTAATACTCTTCTCCCTACTGCAACAATTAAGATAAAAAGAGAAGAAGAAGTTCTTGAAACTGCTGCCTGTAGTGGGGATGGACCAATTGATGCTATTTTTAAGGCAATTAATGATGTGATTAGAATTGATGATGTTAAATTAATTTCTTATAAAATTGATGCCATTACAGAGGGCACAGATGCTTTAGGTGAAGTTGTTGTTAAATTAGAAATAGATAATAAAACCTATATAGGGCATTCAGCTGATACAGATATTATTTATGCCAGTACACTGGCTTATTTAGACGCTATTAATAAGTATATGACAGTAAAATTGAATGCTTAA
- the leuC gene encoding 3-isopropylmalate dehydratase large subunit has translation MGMTMVEKIIAAHTEFDQVKAGQIVNAKVDMVLGNDVTTPVAIKEFNKIGVDKVYDKDRVAIVPDHFTPNKDIKSAEHAKMIRKFAKKYEITNYFEIGQMGIEHCLLPEKGLALPGEIIVGADSHTCTYGALGALATGVGSTDIAAAMASGYLWFRVPETIKFVYKGELKPWVSGKDLILHTIGDIGVDGALYKAMEFTGEVIEQLSMDGRMTMSNMAIEAGGKCGLIASDDKTEAYLKDRASREYTAYYSDEDANYERVIEYDVSKIEPQIAFPHLPENTRSVSESSHVKIDQSVIGSCTNGRIEDLRIAAEVFKGNKVHSDVRCIIFPGTQEIYKQAVQEGLVEIFIDAGVAFSTPTCGPCLGGHMGILAKGEKAIATTNRNFVGRMGHPESEVYLSNPAVAAASAIKGYIAHPEEVL, from the coding sequence ATGGGGATGACGATGGTTGAAAAGATTATTGCTGCCCATACTGAGTTTGATCAAGTAAAAGCAGGACAGATAGTTAATGCGAAAGTTGATATGGTCCTTGGTAATGATGTTACAACTCCAGTTGCTATTAAGGAGTTTAATAAAATTGGAGTAGATAAGGTTTATGATAAGGATAGGGTGGCTATTGTTCCTGATCATTTTACACCAAATAAGGATATTAAGTCTGCTGAGCATGCTAAGATGATTAGGAAATTTGCTAAAAAATATGAGATTACAAATTATTTTGAAATAGGTCAAATGGGTATTGAACACTGCCTCTTACCAGAAAAAGGATTGGCTTTACCTGGTGAAATTATTGTTGGTGCTGATTCACATACCTGTACCTATGGTGCCTTAGGTGCTTTAGCAACTGGTGTTGGTAGTACTGATATTGCTGCTGCTATGGCTAGTGGCTATTTGTGGTTCAGAGTTCCTGAAACAATTAAATTTGTTTATAAAGGTGAGCTGAAGCCATGGGTTAGTGGTAAAGACTTAATTCTTCATACAATTGGTGATATAGGTGTTGATGGTGCGCTTTATAAGGCTATGGAATTTACTGGCGAGGTTATTGAGCAGTTATCCATGGACGGAAGAATGACCATGTCCAATATGGCTATTGAAGCTGGTGGGAAATGTGGCTTAATAGCTTCTGATGATAAAACTGAGGCTTATTTAAAAGATAGGGCTAGTAGAGAATATACGGCTTATTATAGTGATGAAGATGCTAATTATGAGCGTGTTATTGAATATGATGTTAGTAAAATAGAACCTCAGATTGCTTTCCCGCATTTGCCGGAAAACACTAGATCAGTTAGTGAGTCCAGTCATGTGAAGATAGATCAATCTGTTATTGGTTCATGTACAAATGGTAGAATTGAAGATTTAAGGATAGCAGCAGAGGTGTTTAAAGGTAATAAAGTTCACTCTGATGTTAGATGTATTATCTTCCCTGGAACTCAAGAGATATATAAACAGGCTGTACAAGAGGGTCTTGTGGAAATATTTATTGATGCAGGTGTTGCTTTTAGTACACCTACCTGTGGACCTTGTCTTGGAGGTCATATGGGTATTCTGGCTAAAGGTGAAAAAGCCATTGCTACTACTAATCGTAATTTTGTTGGTAGAATGGGTCATCCTGAGAGCGAAGTTTATTTATCTAATCCAGCAGTTGCTGCAGCTTCTGCAATTAAAGGATATATAGCTCATCCAGAGGAGGTTCTATAA
- the leuD gene encoding 3-isopropylmalate dehydratase small subunit — MKLKGKVFKYGDNVDTDVIIPARYLNSSDPKELAKYCMKDIDENFATEVEDGDIIIGGRNFGSGSSREHAPISIKAAGVSCVIAESFARIFYRNSINIGLPILISKEAVENIDAASKIEVDLDSGQIKDLDNDKTYQAEPFPEFMQEIIKAGGLIEKVKKEVNKNA, encoded by the coding sequence ATGAAGTTAAAAGGAAAAGTATTTAAGTATGGAGATAATGTTGATACAGATGTAATTATTCCAGCTCGTTATTTGAATAGTTCTGATCCTAAAGAACTGGCTAAATACTGTATGAAGGATATAGATGAGAATTTTGCCACTGAGGTAGAAGATGGTGACATCATTATTGGTGGGAGAAATTTTGGATCTGGAAGTTCCCGTGAACATGCTCCTATATCTATTAAAGCAGCAGGCGTTTCCTGTGTAATTGCTGAAAGTTTTGCTCGTATCTTTTATCGAAATTCTATTAATATTGGACTTCCAATATTAATTTCTAAAGAAGCAGTAGAGAATATTGATGCTGCTTCTAAGATTGAAGTAGATCTAGATTCTGGTCAAATCAAAGATTTAGATAATGACAAAACTTATCAAGCTGAGCCATTTCCTGAGTTTATGCAGGAAATCATTAAAGCTGGTGGCTTGATTGAGAAAGTTAAAAAGGAGGTTAATAAAAATGCCTAG
- a CDS encoding 3-isopropylmalate dehydrogenase, whose protein sequence is MPRIALIPGDGIGKEVVREGMKVLEYFNSKNDLNLSFEEFDLGADRYLKTGELVPENVLNELETFDAIYLGAVGDPAVEPGVLEKGILLNLRFYFDQYVNLRPVKLYNERFCPLKDKTCDDLNFMVVRENTEGIYAGVGGFFKKDTPDEIATQDMISTRKGVDRIIKYAFEYAQETKGKLTICDKSNVLTYSHNLWQRAFKDIAENYSDVETDHYLIDAITMKMVRNPEIFDVIVTCNIFGDIITDLGAELQGGMGLAASGNINPDTVSMFEPVHGSAPDIAGQNIANPLAAVMSAGMILEYLGHSDLNEKVDAVVKKSLDDNLLTVDMGGELSTSEMGDNIVEMLKDM, encoded by the coding sequence ATGCCTAGAATTGCGTTAATTCCTGGAGATGGAATAGGAAAAGAAGTAGTTAGAGAAGGCATGAAGGTTTTAGAGTATTTTAACTCTAAAAATGATTTGAACCTCTCATTTGAAGAATTTGATCTTGGGGCAGACAGGTATTTAAAAACTGGTGAGCTTGTTCCAGAGAATGTTTTGAATGAATTAGAAACATTTGATGCTATTTATTTAGGTGCAGTAGGAGATCCTGCTGTTGAACCTGGAGTACTGGAAAAAGGTATTCTTTTGAATTTACGCTTTTACTTTGATCAGTATGTAAACTTAAGACCTGTTAAACTTTATAACGAAAGATTTTGTCCTTTGAAAGATAAAACTTGTGATGATCTTAATTTTATGGTAGTCAGGGAAAATACTGAGGGTATTTATGCTGGTGTAGGTGGTTTCTTTAAAAAAGATACCCCTGATGAGATAGCCACACAGGATATGATATCAACTCGTAAAGGTGTTGACAGGATTATTAAATATGCTTTTGAATATGCTCAAGAGACTAAGGGTAAGTTGACTATTTGTGATAAGAGTAATGTTCTAACTTATTCCCATAATCTCTGGCAGAGGGCCTTTAAAGATATAGCTGAAAATTATAGTGATGTAGAAACAGATCATTATTTAATTGATGCTATTACTATGAAAATGGTTAGAAACCCTGAAATTTTTGATGTAATAGTAACCTGTAATATCTTTGGTGATATTATTACTGACCTGGGAGCTGAGCTTCAAGGCGGTATGGGTCTGGCTGCTTCTGGTAATATTAATCCAGATACAGTTTCTATGTTTGAGCCAGTTCATGGTTCAGCACCAGATATAGCTGGGCAAAATATTGCTAATCCGCTGGCTGCAGTAATGTCAGCAGGTATGATTCTTGAGTATCTAGGTCACAGTGATTTGAATGAAAAAGTAGATGCAGTAGTTAAAAAATCACTTGATGATAATCTCCTTACAGTTGATATGGGTGGAGAATTAAGCACCTCTGAAATGGGAGATAATATTGTAGAAATGTTGAAAGATATGTAG
- a CDS encoding PLP-dependent aminotransferase family protein, with protein sequence MCNNLFSERISNVSKSFIREILKVAIDPDMISFAGGLPNKDLFPVQEVQEAANQRFDLYGKDILQYSSTEGYLPLREYIARRYRDRGIEVEARNILITSGSQQGLDLIGKIFMNKGDEIIIEEPGYLGAIQAFSLYQPSFQTVPLLDDGLELEILANTLDRSSSKLIYLVPNFQNPSGVRYSEENRKAIVKMIAGKDIILVEDDPYGELRYVGEDIVSFKKLRNNNTILLGTFSKLVAPSFRIAWMVADDEIMEKLIVAKQASDLHTNYIGQRIVYQYIINNGLDAHIYKIKDRYNKQRLKMIEAINEYLAKEVSITKVEGGMFLWMTLPEGMDSLKLFDIAITKKVAFVPGLPFYINKESVNTLRLNFSCPDEEMIEVGVKRLAEAIREY encoded by the coding sequence ATGTGTAATAACTTATTTTCAGAACGAATTAGCAATGTTTCAAAGTCTTTTATTAGGGAGATTTTGAAGGTAGCAATAGATCCTGATATGATTTCTTTTGCAGGAGGTCTGCCCAATAAGGATTTGTTTCCAGTTCAAGAAGTGCAAGAGGCTGCTAATCAGCGGTTTGATCTGTATGGTAAAGATATTCTTCAGTATAGTAGTACAGAGGGCTATCTTCCTCTTAGAGAATATATAGCTAGAAGATATAGGGATAGAGGAATTGAAGTTGAGGCTAGAAATATATTGATAACAAGTGGATCCCAACAGGGCCTTGACTTAATAGGGAAGATTTTTATGAATAAAGGTGATGAGATTATTATTGAGGAACCAGGTTATCTGGGAGCAATTCAGGCTTTTTCCTTATATCAACCATCTTTCCAGACAGTTCCTTTATTAGATGATGGACTTGAGTTGGAAATACTGGCTAATACTTTGGATAGATCTTCTTCCAAATTGATTTATCTGGTTCCTAATTTTCAAAACCCCTCAGGGGTAAGATATAGTGAAGAAAATAGGAAAGCAATTGTTAAGATGATTGCTGGAAAAGATATAATACTTGTTGAAGATGATCCTTATGGAGAACTGAGATATGTTGGTGAAGATATTGTATCTTTTAAAAAGCTAAGAAATAATAATACTATTTTATTAGGGACATTTTCAAAACTAGTTGCTCCATCCTTCAGAATCGCATGGATGGTGGCTGATGATGAGATAATGGAAAAACTAATCGTAGCTAAACAGGCTTCAGATTTACATACAAACTATATTGGACAACGGATAGTGTATCAGTATATAATCAATAATGGACTTGATGCACATATCTATAAAATAAAGGATAGATATAATAAGCAACGTTTAAAAATGATAGAAGCAATAAATGAATACTTAGCTAAGGAAGTTTCTATAACAAAGGTTGAAGGCGGAATGTTTTTGTGGATGACTCTTCCTGAAGGAATGGATTCTTTGAAACTGTTCGATATAGCAATAACGAAAAAAGTTGCTTTCGTACCTGGTCTCCCTTTTTATATAAATAAGGAGTCGGTAAATACTCTGCGTTTAAATTTTTCCTGTCCAGATGAAGAGATGATAGAAGTGGGTGTTAAAAGGCTGGCTGAGGCAATAAGAGAGTATTAA
- a CDS encoding class I SAM-dependent methyltransferase has translation MNCKICNSDKIETINLQSPYYFCQDCELIFIDENEILDHQEEKERYAEHENTPDNPGYVNMFETFIDIVIEPHTEKVKRLLDFGCGPGPVLADLLKEKGFEVDIYDPYFFSKKVYQGKKYDLITSTEVFEHLKDPAKEIENLLLHLNKGGYLAIMTVFHPGVYEFANWWYHRDPTHITFYNSKTFAKIAKKYNLELVFEDGKKYCLFKN, from the coding sequence ATGAACTGTAAAATATGTAATAGTGATAAAATAGAAACAATAAACTTACAATCACCATATTATTTTTGTCAGGATTGTGAGCTAATTTTTATTGATGAGAATGAGATATTAGATCATCAAGAAGAAAAAGAACGTTATGCAGAACATGAAAATACACCTGATAATCCTGGTTATGTAAATATGTTTGAAACATTTATTGATATTGTGATTGAGCCACATACAGAAAAAGTCAAGAGATTGCTAGATTTTGGATGTGGACCAGGTCCTGTCCTTGCAGATTTGTTAAAAGAAAAAGGCTTTGAGGTAGATATTTATGATCCTTATTTTTTTTCTAAAAAAGTTTATCAGGGTAAAAAGTATGATTTAATAACATCTACTGAAGTTTTTGAGCATTTAAAAGATCCTGCTAAAGAGATTGAGAATCTATTATTGCATTTAAACAAAGGTGGGTATTTAGCTATTATGACAGTTTTCCATCCTGGAGTATATGAATTTGCTAACTGGTGGTATCATAGAGATCCTACACATATTACCTTTTATAATAGTAAAACCTTTGCAAAAATAGCGAAGAAATATAACTTAGAATTGGTCTTTGAAGATGGAAAAAAGTACTGTTTGTTTAAAAATTAA
- a CDS encoding Rpn family recombination-promoting nuclease/putative transposase has product MCRLNPRVDFAFKKLFGSEENKDILISFINSIVDENQKIMDLIIKNPYNEKEFHNDKLSILDIKAVDEKDNWYNIEMQITDQEYYDKRALYYWARLYTGQLKTGINYDKLEKSIVINILNFNCLDEEDYHNIYKLLNCYSKEKLNDDIEIHFIELDKYDKELDEVQTTLDRWVEFLKRAHKYNRDKIPYQLAEVKNLEKAIKVLDTMYLSEDERELYEARLKWLRDEEMAIKTAERKGERRGLEIGMKKGIEEGMKKGIEKGIEKGIEKGIEKGTRGIAINMLRVGFEIKEIAKITNIVESELEDLKKEVSKNK; this is encoded by the coding sequence ATGTGTAGATTAAATCCTAGGGTTGATTTTGCTTTTAAGAAACTTTTTGGTAGTGAAGAAAATAAAGATATTTTGATTTCTTTTATCAATTCAATTGTAGACGAAAACCAGAAAATTATGGATTTGATTATAAAGAATCCATATAATGAAAAAGAGTTTCATAATGACAAGCTATCTATATTAGACATAAAAGCTGTAGACGAAAAAGATAATTGGTATAATATTGAAATGCAGATAACAGATCAGGAGTATTATGATAAAAGAGCACTGTATTATTGGGCTAGATTATATACAGGACAATTAAAAACGGGTATTAATTATGATAAATTAGAAAAGTCTATAGTAATTAATATTCTTAATTTTAATTGCCTAGATGAAGAGGATTATCATAATATATATAAATTACTTAATTGTTATTCTAAAGAAAAACTAAACGATGATATAGAAATACATTTTATTGAATTAGACAAATATGATAAAGAGCTAGATGAGGTTCAAACTACATTAGATAGATGGGTTGAATTTTTAAAGAGAGCCCATAAATATAATAGAGATAAAATACCTTATCAATTAGCAGAGGTTAAGAACTTAGAAAAGGCAATTAAAGTACTTGATACAATGTATTTAAGTGAAGATGAGAGAGAGCTTTATGAAGCTAGGTTGAAGTGGTTAAGAGATGAAGAAATGGCAATTAAAACAGCAGAAAGAAAAGGTGAAAGAAGGGGATTAGAAATTGGTATGAAAAAGGGAATTGAAGAAGGTATGAAAAAAGGAATTGAAAAAGGAATTGAAAAAGGAATTGAAAAAGGAATTGAGAAAGGAACCAGGGGAATAGCAATTAATATGTTACGAGTTGGATTTGAAATTAAAGAGATAGCTAAAATAACAAATATTGTAGAAAGTGAATTAGAAGATTTAAAAAAAGAAGTATCTAAGAATAAATAG
- a CDS encoding PLP-dependent aminotransferase family protein, with product MYNKLLASRVQEMGNSELAGLMSLIARDDIISFAGGIPDQEVFPYQELSALNDKLFSKFGVNVFQYTSTDGIKPLKEYLIEFLAKRGIKTNSDELIITTGSQQGLDLLSKILIDPGDLVFTEKPGYVGGIGAIKSYQADILGLDMQEDGIDVEMFEEELKKARKQGKVVKFVYLVPDFSNPSGRRLSVEKRKKVLELAEEYNFYIIEDTPYSELNYFSERLPFIKELDENNRVLFMGTFSKFFIPGLRIAWICAEKEIIDICCNAKQNADLASNTYGQLLLTEAGNEGLIEKQSLRIKPFYSERLKAMGKALAKYMPESVSYYDAEGGFFYWLNLPENIKAGKLFLKAIENKVAFVTGNAFFPRYSDGDNYIRMSFSKTMPADIDKGVKILADLIRDY from the coding sequence ATGTATAATAAATTATTAGCTAGTAGAGTACAGGAAATGGGCAATAGTGAATTAGCAGGATTGATGAGTTTAATTGCTAGAGATGATATTATATCATTTGCTGGAGGGATTCCAGATCAGGAGGTCTTTCCTTATCAAGAATTGTCTGCTCTAAATGATAAATTGTTTAGTAAATTTGGTGTTAATGTTTTTCAATATACTAGTACTGATGGTATTAAACCATTGAAAGAATATTTGATAGAGTTTTTAGCAAAAAGAGGGATTAAGACAAATAGTGATGAGTTAATTATAACTACTGGTTCACAACAGGGTTTAGATTTACTTAGCAAGATCTTAATAGATCCAGGAGATCTTGTATTTACAGAAAAACCTGGATATGTTGGTGGTATTGGTGCAATAAAAAGTTATCAGGCAGATATTCTTGGATTGGATATGCAAGAAGATGGGATAGATGTAGAGATGTTTGAAGAAGAACTAAAGAAAGCCAGAAAGCAAGGAAAGGTAGTTAAATTCGTTTATCTTGTTCCTGATTTTTCAAATCCTTCTGGGAGGAGATTGTCGGTAGAAAAAAGGAAAAAAGTATTAGAATTGGCTGAAGAATATAATTTTTATATTATTGAGGATACTCCATATAGTGAATTGAATTATTTTTCTGAGCGATTACCATTTATTAAAGAATTAGATGAAAACAATCGGGTTTTATTTATGGGTACTTTTTCTAAGTTTTTTATACCTGGATTAAGAATTGCCTGGATATGTGCAGAGAAAGAAATAATAGATATATGCTGTAATGCTAAACAAAATGCAGATTTGGCTTCAAATACTTATGGACAATTACTTCTTACAGAAGCAGGCAACGAGGGATTGATTGAGAAGCAATCTCTCAGGATAAAACCTTTTTACAGTGAAAGATTAAAGGCAATGGGGAAAGCTTTAGCAAAATATATGCCTGAATCGGTTTCATACTATGATGCAGAAGGTGGTTTTTTCTACTGGCTTAACTTGCCTGAGAATATTAAGGCTGGAAAATTATTTTTAAAAGCTATTGAAAATAAGGTTGCTTTTGTAACAGGAAATGCTTTTTTTCCTCGCTATAGTGATGGTGATAATTATATAAGGATGTCTTTTTCAAAGACTATGCCAGCTGATATTGATAAAGGTGTTAAAATATTAGCTGATTTGATAAGGGATTATTAA
- a CDS encoding NUDIX domain-containing protein, giving the protein MEKWDLFDESRKPLNRTHIRGDKLLLGEYHIVVDIWTVNSDNEILLTLRHPDKKIYPNFWENTGGSVLTGETSRAGAVRELFEETGINVKEDNLVLLGTKKEVTAFVDTYIVRRNISVTDLTMQEGETIAAQWVSIAKLDELIDNGEIALPVVKRLEPLRKKFEDFLFDS; this is encoded by the coding sequence ATGGAAAAATGGGATCTATTTGATGAAAGTAGAAAACCGCTAAATCGAACGCATATAAGAGGAGATAAATTGCTACTTGGTGAATATCATATTGTTGTGGATATATGGACAGTGAATAGTGACAATGAAATACTTCTTACACTAAGGCATCCAGACAAAAAAATATATCCTAATTTTTGGGAGAATACAGGTGGTTCAGTTTTAACAGGAGAAACAAGTAGAGCAGGTGCAGTGAGAGAATTATTTGAAGAAACCGGAATTAATGTAAAAGAAGATAATTTAGTCTTACTTGGTACAAAAAAAGAAGTGACAGCATTTGTAGATACTTACATAGTTAGAAGAAATATATCTGTCACTGATTTGACAATGCAAGAAGGGGAAACAATAGCTGCACAATGGGTTAGTATAGCAAAATTAGATGAATTGATAGATAATGGAGAAATAGCATTACCAGTTGTTAAACGTTTAGAGCCTTTGAGAAAAAAGTTTGAAGATTTTTTATTTGATTCTTAA
- the pgmB gene encoding beta-phosphoglucomutase — protein MKNDFMDIISIKGVVIINKNIEAFIFDLDGVITDTAEFHFLAWKRLAEEEGISFTRQDNEKLRGVSRRKSLEILLNGKVVSEVKMQEMMNQKNNYYQDYVKTISSDDLLPGIKEILDYLKENDYKLAVASASKNAKEVIENLEITDSFEHISDGFSVENTKPAPDLFLYTAEKLKVKTKNCVVIEDAESGVEAAIKAGMITVGVGPKERVGKADFRYDQVIDINIEEILNN, from the coding sequence ATGAAAAATGATTTCATGGATATTATATCTATAAAAGGAGTGGTAATAATCAATAAAAATATTGAAGCATTTATCTTTGATCTCGATGGTGTTATTACAGACACAGCTGAATTTCATTTTCTGGCCTGGAAACGTCTTGCTGAAGAAGAAGGAATAAGCTTTACTCGTCAGGATAATGAAAAGCTTCGTGGCGTTTCTAGAAGAAAATCACTAGAGATCCTTTTAAATGGAAAAGTAGTAAGCGAAGTGAAAATGCAGGAAATGATGAATCAAAAAAATAATTATTATCAAGATTATGTTAAGACAATTAGTTCAGATGATCTTTTGCCAGGTATAAAAGAGATATTAGACTATTTGAAGGAAAATGACTATAAGCTTGCAGTAGCGTCAGCCAGTAAAAATGCTAAAGAAGTTATTGAAAATCTGGAAATTACTGATAGCTTTGAGCATATTTCTGATGGTTTTAGCGTAGAAAATACAAAACCTGCTCCAGATCTATTTTTATACACTGCTGAAAAACTAAAAGTAAAAACTAAAAACTGTGTTGTGATTGAAGATGCTGAATCTGGTGTAGAAGCAGCTATAAAAGCAGGGATGATTACAGTAGGTGTTGGACCGAAAGAACGAGTAGGCAAGGCAGATTTTCGCTATGATCAGGTTATAGACATAAATATAGAGGAAATTTTAAACAATTAG